A window of Natronolimnobius sp. AArcel1 contains these coding sequences:
- a CDS encoding family 43 glycosylhydrolase: MTEPTGVDAPDRRRLLQAIGAGTIGAIGVAATGVSASPTSTSSDDWSYENPLYGPDFPDPSIYRTDDGTWWAYASNMSYTDNDDERLVPILSSPDLVDWTYEGEAFDSRPGWLYGSIWAPNVNYHDGQWVLFYALWPRDDDDDELEPGIGVATSETPDGPFTDHGELLSNSDHPYPGNTIDAYFVEHEGTPYLFWANFRGVYVVELTDDLQEFQSETFDQIAGDAYEGPTIFQRNGYWYFFGATGDCCDGFDSTYEVEVGRSESLLGPYYDRDGTPMLERDEWNDGSTHLGDNERFVAPGHGDVTVDDDGTHWFCYHAYDTEGPELADDYGWPPARQLFMDRIYWTDDDWPIIGGDETPSVSAPAPNLGQQSAPVADGTYRIVNADGGSLAVDGTGDGASAVVTTTDDDDSTAEWHVSRLSGGEYLLENVASEQALEVETADTDEGANVQQWPWHRHPTQRWYLHANGDGTYRLENACSGHIAALEGASSNVVQSAWTGDDDQRWTFEAVDTDGPAPIGDSASAPTDPNGDGLYTDITGDGETTHDDVATLFEQLQDETVQDNAEYFDFAGNEDVGFSDVTELLRHV; this comes from the coding sequence ATGACTGAACCGACTGGAGTTGATGCACCTGATCGACGACGGCTGCTGCAAGCAATCGGTGCCGGAACGATTGGTGCAATTGGTGTGGCTGCAACGGGTGTCTCCGCCTCGCCCACGAGCACGAGTAGCGACGACTGGTCCTACGAGAACCCGCTGTACGGTCCGGACTTTCCGGACCCGTCGATCTACCGCACCGACGACGGGACTTGGTGGGCGTACGCCTCGAATATGAGCTATACGGATAACGACGACGAGCGATTGGTGCCGATCCTTTCCTCGCCGGACCTCGTCGATTGGACGTACGAAGGCGAGGCGTTCGACTCTCGTCCTGGCTGGCTGTACGGCTCGATCTGGGCACCAAACGTCAACTACCACGACGGGCAGTGGGTGCTGTTCTATGCGCTCTGGCCACGGGATGACGACGATGATGAGTTGGAACCCGGAATCGGCGTCGCGACATCCGAGACGCCCGACGGTCCCTTTACGGATCATGGGGAACTGCTCTCGAACTCGGACCATCCCTATCCCGGCAACACCATCGATGCCTACTTCGTCGAACACGAGGGGACGCCGTACCTCTTCTGGGCTAACTTCAGGGGCGTTTACGTCGTCGAACTCACCGACGACCTTCAGGAGTTCCAGTCAGAGACGTTCGACCAGATCGCCGGCGATGCCTACGAAGGCCCAACCATCTTCCAGCGCAACGGCTACTGGTACTTCTTCGGTGCGACCGGCGACTGCTGTGATGGATTCGATAGCACCTACGAGGTCGAAGTCGGCCGGTCGGAGTCCCTCCTTGGACCGTACTACGACCGGGACGGAACGCCGATGCTCGAGCGCGACGAGTGGAACGACGGCTCGACACACCTTGGTGACAACGAGCGTTTCGTCGCGCCGGGTCACGGCGATGTCACAGTCGACGACGATGGTACCCACTGGTTCTGCTATCACGCCTACGACACCGAGGGGCCGGAGCTAGCAGACGACTATGGCTGGCCGCCCGCGAGGCAGTTGTTCATGGATCGCATCTACTGGACCGACGACGACTGGCCGATCATTGGCGGGGACGAAACGCCGAGCGTGTCAGCTCCCGCACCGAATCTTGGTCAGCAATCCGCGCCCGTGGCTGATGGCACCTATCGCATCGTCAACGCCGACGGCGGGTCCCTCGCAGTCGATGGGACTGGCGATGGGGCGAGTGCAGTCGTCACGACGACCGACGACGACGACTCCACGGCCGAGTGGCACGTCTCACGCCTGTCGGGCGGTGAGTACCTGCTGGAAAACGTTGCGAGTGAACAGGCACTCGAGGTCGAAACCGCCGACACGGACGAGGGAGCCAATGTCCAGCAGTGGCCGTGGCACCGCCACCCAACCCAACGCTGGTATCTCCATGCGAACGGCGATGGGACGTATCGCCTCGAGAATGCCTGTAGTGGGCACATCGCCGCGCTCGAGGGGGCGAGTTCGAACGTAGTCCAGTCGGCCTGGACTGGCGATGACGACCAGCGCTGGACGTTCGAGGCGGTCGATACTGACGGACCCGCACCGATTGGGGACAGCGCGTCCGCGCCGACGGACCCGAACGGTGACGGGCTGTATACCGACATCACTGGTGATGGCGAGACTACCCACGACGACGTAGCCACCCTCTTCGAGCAGCTGCAGGACGAGACGGTGCAGGACAATGCCGAGTACTTTGACTTCGCTGGGAACGAGGACGTGGGCTTCAGCGACGTGACCGAGTTGCTCCGGCACGTGTAG
- a CDS encoding ArsR family transcriptional regulator — protein sequence MRPLVSWMTKSDPAILEFFEETGIAMPPAVVSYNIHGVSHPTVKRRLPVLVEHELLEKVDEDRGYYRVANRGRAYLSGELEADELEPEK from the coding sequence ATGCGCCCGCTGGTATCGTGGATGACGAAATCAGATCCCGCCATCCTCGAGTTCTTTGAGGAAACAGGGATCGCAATGCCACCAGCGGTAGTTTCGTACAATATACATGGTGTCTCTCACCCGACTGTGAAACGACGGCTTCCCGTTTTGGTTGAACACGAGCTCCTCGAGAAAGTCGATGAAGACCGTGGGTACTATCGGGTCGCTAACCGCGGCCGTGCCTATCTCAGTGGAGAACTTGAAGCCGACGAATTAGAGCCTGAAAAGTAG
- the guaA gene encoding glutamine-hydrolyzing GMP synthase, producing the protein MVETDTFVPEAVAEIEDEIGDANAVIALSGGVDSSVAAALAYESIGDQLTPVYVDTGLMRKGETDQIAETFDYMESLRIVDAKDRFLEALSGVTDPEEKRKIIGEQFIREFEREATDADADYLVQGTIYPDRIESEGGIKSHHNVGGLPDVVDFDGIVEPVRDLYKDEVREVARHLGLDELVAERMPFPGPGLAVRVIGEVTDEKLEVARDACHVVEEELEEYEPWQALAAVIGKATGVKGDNRVHGWVVSVRSVESRDGMTARAQEIDWETLQRIQSRITGQNDNVARVVYDVTHKPPATIEYE; encoded by the coding sequence ATGGTAGAGACAGATACGTTCGTCCCAGAAGCAGTCGCAGAGATCGAAGACGAAATCGGCGATGCAAACGCCGTCATCGCCCTCTCGGGCGGCGTCGACTCGAGTGTGGCCGCCGCACTCGCATACGAGTCGATTGGCGACCAGCTCACGCCGGTCTACGTCGACACCGGCCTGATGCGCAAAGGCGAAACCGACCAGATCGCAGAGACCTTCGACTACATGGAGTCGCTGCGAATCGTCGACGCCAAGGATCGATTCCTCGAGGCGCTCTCCGGCGTCACGGACCCCGAAGAAAAGCGCAAGATCATCGGCGAGCAGTTCATCCGCGAGTTCGAACGCGAAGCGACGGATGCCGATGCGGACTACCTCGTCCAGGGGACGATCTACCCCGACCGCATCGAGAGCGAAGGCGGGATCAAGTCCCACCACAACGTCGGCGGACTCCCCGATGTCGTCGACTTCGACGGCATCGTCGAACCCGTTCGCGACCTCTACAAGGACGAAGTCCGCGAGGTCGCCCGCCACCTCGGTCTGGACGAACTCGTCGCCGAACGGATGCCGTTCCCCGGCCCCGGACTCGCCGTGCGCGTCATCGGCGAAGTCACCGACGAGAAACTCGAGGTCGCCCGCGACGCCTGTCACGTCGTCGAGGAGGAACTCGAGGAGTACGAGCCGTGGCAAGCCCTCGCCGCCGTGATCGGCAAGGCAACCGGTGTCAAAGGCGATAATCGGGTCCACGGCTGGGTCGTCTCCGTGCGCTCGGTCGAATCGCGTGACGGGATGACCGCCCGTGCCCAGGAAATCGACTGGGAAACGCTCCAGCGCATCCAATCTCGTATTACGGGCCAGAACGACAACGTCGCCCGCGTCGTCTACGACGTGACGCACAAACCGCCAGCGACCATCGAGTACGAATAA
- a CDS encoding CTP synthetase translates to MAVTNAVVAGPDEDGITDALEAEGVEVARLEGVISRPQLEEAGIVDSQLYVLTDVSQATTIPIVCDLTDDIRTVVYSSDSSPEFIKAQLDFAVDPNLLEPAIVAEELLG, encoded by the coding sequence ATGGCGGTCACGAACGCAGTCGTTGCCGGACCCGACGAGGACGGCATTACCGACGCACTCGAGGCTGAAGGCGTCGAGGTCGCCCGACTCGAGGGCGTGATTTCGCGCCCACAACTCGAGGAAGCCGGCATCGTCGACTCACAGCTGTACGTCCTGACGGACGTCTCGCAGGCGACGACGATTCCAATCGTCTGTGATCTCACCGACGACATTCGAACCGTCGTCTACTCGAGTGACTCGAGTCCCGAGTTCATCAAGGCACAGCTCGATTTCGCGGTTGACCCCAACCTGCTCGAGCCGGCAATCGTTGCCGAAGAGCTGCTCGGGTAA
- a CDS encoding 5-formyltetrahydrofolate cyclo-ligase, translating to MNKQRLREQLWDDLEDSGEARFPFPPHGRIPNFAGADEAADRLAETAAWKRADVIKANPDAPQLPVRRAALRAGKTVYMAVPRLREEQCFLRLDPDEIDDIDHATTVGGSAEVGVPVHPDEVGPVDMIVAGSVVVTPDGGRVGKGEGYSDLEYAILREFDLVDDETVTVTTVHEMQVTDATLSFSPHDVFMDLVVTPARVLETNPDVERPSGIDWNELGDEQRTEIPILDTLE from the coding sequence ATGAACAAACAGCGACTCCGCGAGCAACTCTGGGACGACCTCGAGGACAGCGGTGAGGCACGATTTCCGTTCCCGCCACATGGCCGGATTCCGAATTTTGCGGGGGCAGACGAGGCTGCAGACCGACTCGCAGAGACCGCAGCCTGGAAACGCGCCGACGTGATCAAGGCAAACCCCGACGCCCCACAGTTGCCGGTTCGTCGGGCAGCGCTGCGGGCCGGAAAGACGGTCTACATGGCTGTTCCGCGACTGCGTGAGGAACAGTGTTTTCTGCGGCTTGACCCCGACGAAATTGACGATATCGATCACGCGACAACGGTTGGCGGTTCGGCCGAGGTCGGCGTTCCAGTCCATCCCGACGAGGTCGGCCCAGTCGATATGATTGTCGCCGGTAGCGTCGTCGTCACGCCAGATGGCGGTCGCGTCGGCAAAGGCGAAGGTTACAGTGACCTCGAGTATGCAATTCTCCGCGAGTTCGACCTCGTCGACGACGAGACGGTGACCGTCACGACAGTTCACGAGATGCAGGTCACCGACGCGACGCTTTCGTTTTCGCCACACGACGTGTTCATGGATCTGGTCGTCACACCAGCGCGCGTTCTCGAGACGAATCCGGATGTTGAACGACCGTCAGGGATTGACTGGAACGAACTGGGTGACGAACAGCGTACAGAAATTCCGATTTTGGACACGCTTGAGTGA
- a CDS encoding molybdenum cofactor biosynthesis protein B, whose product MTGAETSQNAESTGESDPATDTDPAGESTTEPLGVGIITVATDRSLASDAAGTAIETALEQSGYELTTREHVAAEHDRVQSIVLRLIERGDVDLVITAGSTSIEPDDVVIEAVEPLFDKELTAFRELFTMYAAERIGSRVVAMRTRAGVADGKPVFCLPGNADATTLATEEVILPEARHLIELAQGHGKATESAAEPAFADDDSDTTDSERAGETDTDS is encoded by the coding sequence ATGACCGGAGCCGAGACGTCGCAGAACGCTGAGTCGACGGGTGAGTCTGATCCAGCTACAGACACAGACCCTGCGGGAGAATCGACTACAGAGCCACTTGGAGTCGGTATCATTACGGTCGCGACGGACCGGTCGCTTGCCTCTGATGCAGCTGGGACGGCAATCGAGACCGCACTCGAGCAGTCTGGCTACGAACTCACGACGCGTGAGCACGTTGCCGCCGAACACGATCGTGTGCAGTCTATCGTCTTGCGACTGATCGAGCGAGGCGATGTCGATCTCGTCATCACTGCCGGATCGACCAGCATCGAACCCGACGACGTCGTCATCGAAGCCGTCGAGCCGTTGTTCGATAAGGAACTGACCGCTTTTCGTGAGTTGTTCACCATGTACGCCGCAGAACGGATTGGTTCCCGCGTCGTTGCAATGCGAACGCGGGCAGGCGTCGCCGACGGAAAACCTGTTTTTTGTCTCCCCGGAAACGCTGACGCGACCACACTGGCGACCGAGGAGGTCATCCTCCCCGAAGCCCGGCACTTGATCGAGCTCGCTCAAGGGCACGGGAAAGCGACTGAGTCGGCCGCTGAACCGGCGTTTGCGGACGACGACAGCGACACCACTGACAGCGAACGTGCGGGTGAGACTGACACCGACTCCTAA
- a CDS encoding zinc-binding dehydrogenase: MQAVKITEHGDTDVIEYGEYPDPTVGRDQVLVDIKAGALNHLDIWVRRGLPTLDLEMPHIPGSDAAGIVEEVGSDVTQFEPGDRVAVTAGVSCGDCEFCRDGDPTLCVNFHLLGEHVPGVHSEYAAVPADNLIPVPDGVDWVTAGSTSLVFQTAWRLLIDRADLEPGEKVLVLGASGGVGHAAVQIADYAGAEVYATGSTEAKLEHARDLGADHVVNYEETNFAEWVRSETGGRGVDVVIDYIGAGTWRDSIKSLAKNGRLVTCGGTAGGNPETDIPRIFWNQLQIIGSTMGTPGQIDDVMELVWDGTFEPSVREVLPMSQTARAHEIVEQREGFGKVVVRPDSEL, translated from the coding sequence ATGCAGGCAGTCAAGATCACCGAACACGGTGACACCGACGTGATCGAGTACGGCGAGTACCCTGACCCGACGGTCGGTCGCGACCAGGTGCTCGTCGATATCAAAGCCGGCGCGCTCAATCACCTCGATATCTGGGTCCGCCGCGGGCTGCCGACGCTCGACCTCGAGATGCCCCATATTCCGGGTAGCGATGCAGCGGGCATTGTCGAAGAAGTTGGCAGCGACGTGACGCAGTTCGAACCCGGTGACCGAGTCGCCGTTACGGCGGGCGTCAGTTGTGGCGACTGCGAGTTCTGTCGCGACGGCGATCCAACGCTCTGTGTCAACTTCCACCTGCTCGGCGAACACGTCCCCGGCGTTCACTCGGAGTACGCTGCTGTCCCAGCGGACAATCTGATTCCGGTTCCTGACGGCGTCGATTGGGTTACTGCGGGGTCGACCTCACTTGTCTTTCAAACCGCCTGGCGGCTATTAATTGACCGCGCCGATCTCGAGCCTGGCGAAAAGGTCCTTGTTCTCGGTGCGAGCGGCGGTGTCGGCCACGCTGCCGTCCAGATCGCCGACTACGCTGGCGCGGAGGTCTATGCAACGGGCAGTACCGAGGCAAAACTCGAGCACGCACGCGACCTTGGCGCGGACCACGTTGTCAACTATGAGGAAACGAACTTCGCGGAGTGGGTCCGCAGCGAAACTGGCGGGCGCGGCGTCGACGTCGTCATCGACTACATCGGGGCCGGCACGTGGCGTGATTCGATCAAGAGCCTCGCAAAGAACGGCCGTCTCGTCACCTGTGGTGGCACTGCGGGAGGCAACCCGGAAACGGATATTCCGCGAATCTTCTGGAACCAACTCCAGATTATTGGCTCGACGATGGGCACGCCCGGCCAGATTGACGACGTAATGGAACTGGTCTGGGACGGCACCTTCGAGCCGTCAGTTCGCGAGGTATTGCCGATGAGTCAGACGGCACGCGCCCACGAAATCGTTGAACAACGCGAAGGGTTCGGGAAAGTCGTTGTCCGCCCTGATAGCGAGTTATAA
- a CDS encoding NUDIX domain-containing protein, which produces MSAPQEDLEHENAKQDVIAVDADDTEQGLVNRLEAHTGDGIRHRAFTSLVFDGEGNILLAQRAPGKRLWGTYWDGTVASHPVDGQSQEEATRQRLEEELGITPDQYDDVRLTDRFEYKRYFENAGVEHEVCAVLKLTLTDRSLEPDPEEVAGLMWVPYERLHENPEWYRQLRLCPWFEIAMRRDVQQ; this is translated from the coding sequence ATGAGCGCGCCACAGGAGGATCTCGAGCACGAAAACGCGAAACAGGACGTGATCGCCGTCGACGCTGACGACACCGAGCAGGGACTCGTCAATCGTCTCGAGGCCCACACGGGCGATGGGATTCGTCACCGTGCGTTCACCTCGCTCGTATTCGACGGAGAGGGAAACATCTTGCTCGCCCAGCGCGCACCCGGGAAACGTCTCTGGGGTACCTACTGGGACGGCACCGTCGCCTCCCACCCCGTCGACGGCCAGAGCCAGGAGGAGGCAACGCGCCAGCGACTCGAGGAGGAACTAGGAATTACGCCGGATCAGTACGATGACGTGCGCCTGACCGACCGCTTCGAGTACAAGCGCTACTTCGAAAACGCCGGCGTCGAACACGAAGTCTGTGCCGTCCTGAAACTCACGCTGACGGATCGCAGCCTCGAGCCGGACCCCGAAGAAGTCGCTGGTCTCATGTGGGTGCCATACGAGCGACTTCACGAAAATCCAGAGTGGTACCGACAGCTTCGACTCTGCCCCTGGTTTGAAATCGCGATGCGCCGCGACGTCCAGCAGTAA
- a CDS encoding PHP domain-containing protein gives MFAVDLHAHTRFFHGRRQLGDRFDPYGFRLLAWVLERRGLDGVSTTNHDYCTSFTSDRIVSIPGIEVSTTHGHVLVVGPDPPTETVPLEYTPMEIVELAHERGCAAIIAHPYRNSDVASERFADVPFDAIEINGKHPRTRPLVEQIAAERDLPIVAGSDAHFPFEVGRAYTVIDADELTPTAVVAAIQDGRVEPRVTNGPLNTSIRQGYRRIHERTDPDTVLAHSPAAVKQLVRTRGRHLEDGRSDTVDAND, from the coding sequence ATGTTCGCTGTCGACCTCCACGCGCATACCCGGTTCTTCCACGGTCGCCGCCAGCTTGGTGACCGATTCGATCCGTACGGGTTTCGGCTGCTCGCCTGGGTCCTCGAGCGACGCGGTCTCGACGGCGTCTCAACGACGAACCACGACTACTGTACCTCGTTCACGTCGGATCGAATCGTGTCCATCCCCGGCATCGAGGTATCGACAACGCACGGTCACGTCCTCGTCGTCGGTCCAGACCCGCCGACAGAGACGGTCCCGCTCGAGTACACGCCTATGGAGATCGTCGAACTGGCCCACGAGCGAGGGTGTGCAGCGATCATCGCGCATCCGTATCGCAACAGCGACGTTGCGAGCGAGCGATTCGCTGACGTTCCGTTTGACGCGATTGAAATCAACGGAAAGCATCCACGCACGCGTCCCCTCGTTGAGCAGATCGCTGCCGAGCGTGATCTCCCCATCGTCGCCGGAAGCGACGCCCACTTTCCGTTCGAAGTAGGCCGTGCTTACACCGTAATCGACGCTGACGAACTCACGCCCACCGCCGTGGTTGCGGCGATTCAAGACGGCCGTGTCGAGCCACGCGTGACAAACGGGCCGCTGAATACCTCCATCCGGCAGGGCTATCGCCGTATCCACGAACGAACGGATCCCGACACGGTTCTGGCACACTCACCGGCAGCCGTCAAACAACTCGTCCGGACTCGTGGCAGGCATCTCGAGGATGGTCGGAGCGATACGGTCGATGCCAACGACTAG
- a CDS encoding GNAT family N-acetyltransferase: MAQQASTTAPPQRDAPTTATVRTLTDTESGLTAAIVETIQAIDRDRWNALVERADLGTVFHRYEWLEAVERGLNSPARHIVIEKDTNLIGLFPNFIVDLPKTPFYRLSSIYPGFGGPLLTTDVADSLEIVLEAIPASCDGRTIVHEIRACNPNFLRYNDRLEAEGYDSGRVSGRFLLNLEKGYDRVFDEMSSSKRRAIRRGREQEYEIVAAELTQSNLRQFYRKYKQHMENVGGKIYPFSFFEQLAGMDDRILLPMLYVDGEYAGGFVELLNDEQNTVHGFFAGVPSDFFEYHASELLYDYVFQWAIDNGYETYDFGGGGADFEDGAFQFKEEFGGELVPNLYWERGTNPAWKVVETGRSLYNRYNYGTD, encoded by the coding sequence ATGGCCCAGCAAGCCAGCACAACTGCACCGCCACAACGGGACGCACCGACCACTGCTACCGTCCGGACGCTGACGGACACTGAGTCAGGCCTCACAGCGGCCATCGTTGAGACGATCCAAGCGATCGACCGGGATCGCTGGAACGCCCTCGTCGAGCGCGCCGATCTCGGGACTGTCTTCCACCGCTACGAGTGGCTCGAGGCGGTTGAGAGGGGCCTGAACTCGCCGGCACGACACATCGTTATCGAGAAAGATACGAATCTCATTGGACTGTTTCCGAACTTCATTGTTGACCTCCCAAAAACGCCGTTCTACCGGTTAAGCTCTATTTACCCCGGATTTGGCGGTCCTCTGCTGACGACCGACGTGGCCGACTCACTCGAGATCGTTCTTGAGGCAATCCCTGCGTCCTGTGACGGACGGACAATCGTTCATGAAATCCGCGCCTGCAATCCCAACTTCCTGCGCTACAATGACCGCCTCGAGGCCGAGGGCTACGACTCAGGACGTGTTAGCGGGCGATTCTTGTTGAACCTCGAGAAGGGGTACGACCGGGTGTTCGACGAGATGTCCAGCTCGAAACGGCGGGCGATCCGCCGGGGGCGAGAGCAAGAGTATGAAATCGTAGCGGCAGAGCTCACACAGTCGAATCTCCGACAGTTTTACCGGAAGTACAAACAGCACATGGAGAACGTCGGCGGGAAGATCTACCCGTTTTCCTTTTTCGAGCAACTGGCGGGAATGGACGACCGTATCCTGTTGCCCATGCTCTACGTTGACGGCGAGTACGCCGGCGGCTTCGTCGAATTACTGAACGACGAGCAAAACACCGTCCACGGATTCTTCGCGGGCGTTCCCTCCGATTTCTTCGAGTATCACGCCTCGGAGTTGCTGTACGATTACGTCTTCCAGTGGGCAATCGACAACGGCTACGAAACCTACGATTTCGGCGGTGGCGGGGCGGATTTCGAAGACGGTGCCTTCCAGTTCAAGGAGGAATTCGGCGGCGAACTCGTCCCGAACCTCTACTGGGAACGAGGCACCAATCCGGCCTGGAAAGTCGTTGAGACGGGACGCTCGCTGTACAATCGCTACAATTACGGAACGGATTGA
- a CDS encoding Lrp/AsnC family transcriptional regulator, which yields MDELDRQILDILRRDARTPYTEIADEVETSEGTVRNRVERMMDDNVIERFTISTRTGNVQAMLEISVAVDVDTKAVSERMAEWEEVDRVWMVSGEQDIVLVVDAADTRGVNDLITKARDQEEVVSTKTRLILEKQLG from the coding sequence ATGGACGAGCTGGATCGACAAATCCTCGATATCCTCCGGCGAGACGCCCGTACGCCCTACACCGAGATCGCCGACGAAGTCGAAACGAGCGAAGGAACCGTTCGCAATCGCGTCGAGCGCATGATGGATGATAACGTGATCGAACGCTTTACCATCTCGACCCGAACGGGCAACGTTCAAGCCATGCTCGAGATCAGTGTCGCCGTCGATGTGGACACGAAAGCCGTCTCTGAGCGGATGGCCGAGTGGGAAGAAGTCGACCGCGTCTGGATGGTTTCGGGCGAGCAGGACATCGTCCTCGTCGTCGACGCCGCGGACACGCGCGGGGTCAACGACCTCATTACAAAAGCCCGCGATCAGGAGGAAGTCGTCAGCACGAAAACGCGGCTCATCCTCGAGAAACAACTTGGCTAA
- the carA gene encoding glutamine-hydrolyzing carbamoyl-phosphate synthase small subunit codes for MTEAYVALEGGHVIEARGRAPGTARGELVFTTAYTGYEESLTDPSYEEQILTFSYPLIGNYGVREERFEDDRIHPRAVLAKELTEDVAEWLASENVPAVDHLDTREVVTDIRDEGAMKCGIAVGEDVTEDDALEQLEACKGMSEHTDIGAQVSVDESELYGADNDGKTVALVDCGAKGSIVDSLVARNAEVHVLPYDASVSDVEAVSPDILFISNGPGDPTNYQQAISLVEEFVEDTPVAGICLGQQIVAEALGGTTEKMTFGHRGVNQPVLDLESGKVVMTTQNHGYTVSDPGEHLEITQINVNDDTPEGIDGLEYDVITRQYHPEANPGPEDTLDFFDDVLAMGDARATTAVPADD; via the coding sequence ATGACAGAAGCGTACGTTGCACTGGAAGGCGGCCACGTCATCGAGGCTCGTGGACGTGCTCCAGGCACCGCTCGCGGGGAACTGGTTTTCACCACAGCATATACCGGCTACGAAGAAAGTCTCACCGACCCATCGTACGAGGAACAGATTCTGACGTTCTCGTACCCCCTGATCGGCAACTACGGCGTCCGCGAGGAGCGATTCGAGGACGACCGCATCCACCCACGCGCCGTCCTCGCAAAGGAACTCACCGAGGACGTCGCTGAGTGGCTCGCGAGCGAGAACGTCCCAGCCGTTGACCACCTCGACACCCGCGAAGTCGTCACCGACATCCGCGACGAGGGTGCAATGAAGTGCGGTATCGCCGTCGGCGAGGACGTCACCGAAGACGACGCACTCGAGCAACTCGAGGCCTGCAAGGGTATGAGCGAGCACACCGACATCGGCGCACAGGTCAGCGTCGACGAATCCGAACTCTACGGCGCGGACAACGACGGCAAAACTGTTGCCCTCGTCGACTGTGGCGCAAAGGGCTCGATTGTCGACTCGCTGGTCGCCCGTAACGCCGAAGTCCACGTCCTCCCATACGACGCAAGCGTCTCCGACGTCGAGGCCGTCTCCCCCGATATCCTCTTTATCTCGAACGGCCCCGGCGACCCAACGAACTACCAGCAGGCAATCAGTCTCGTCGAGGAGTTCGTCGAGGACACACCCGTTGCCGGCATCTGTCTCGGCCAGCAGATCGTCGCCGAAGCCCTCGGCGGCACCACCGAAAAGATGACCTTCGGCCACCGCGGCGTCAACCAGCCAGTCCTCGACCTCGAGTCCGGGAAGGTCGTCATGACCACCCAGAACCACGGCTACACCGTTTCCGATCCCGGCGAGCACCTCGAGATCACCCAGATCAACGTCAACGACGACACGCCAGAAGGCATCGACGGCCTCGAGTACGATGTCATCACTCGCCAGTACCACCCCGAAGCCAACCCCGGCCCGGAGGACACCCTCGACTTCTTTGACGATGTCCTCGCAATGGGCGATGCTCGAGCAACGACCGCTGTCCCCGCCGACGACTAA
- a CDS encoding SIMPL domain-containing protein, which produces MNRRQLLAASSVGIATAMAGCVGSVLSTDDEPDEGAETGSVTDREITVSAEGEVETDPDEAELSIGVESRGETSEAATDDLAADADRLRDALEDLEIPADNIEEGQYRVTPVHDRDDEVEEFRGVHSFDVTVEETDRVGEVIDAAVEAGADNIGRVNFTLAEETRDDLRTDAIDDALASADAEADHVAANRGVELTGTNSVTTSDVDVHSVRYDAGQDMLAADDAAETGTEIDADPVSVTASVTVDYGFTEQ; this is translated from the coding sequence ATGAATCGACGACAATTGCTCGCAGCCTCGAGTGTCGGTATCGCAACGGCGATGGCGGGCTGCGTTGGGAGCGTTCTCAGTACGGATGACGAGCCAGATGAGGGTGCTGAAACCGGCAGCGTAACAGACCGAGAGATCACCGTCAGCGCAGAGGGCGAAGTCGAAACCGATCCCGATGAGGCCGAACTCTCCATCGGCGTCGAATCACGCGGGGAGACATCTGAGGCGGCTACTGACGACCTCGCCGCCGACGCCGACCGGCTGCGCGACGCACTCGAGGACCTCGAGATACCAGCGGATAACATCGAGGAGGGTCAGTATCGTGTCACACCGGTCCACGACCGGGATGACGAGGTCGAGGAGTTCCGCGGCGTCCACTCGTTCGATGTCACAGTCGAGGAGACCGACCGGGTCGGTGAGGTCATCGACGCTGCGGTCGAAGCTGGCGCTGACAATATCGGCCGCGTCAACTTCACGCTGGCCGAGGAGACTCGAGACGACCTGCGGACCGACGCGATTGATGACGCGTTAGCGAGTGCTGATGCCGAAGCCGACCACGTCGCTGCCAACCGCGGCGTCGAACTCACCGGGACGAATTCAGTGACGACGAGTGACGTGGATGTTCACTCCGTGCGATACGATGCCGGTCAGGACATGCTCGCAGCAGACGATGCTGCGGAGACAGGAACAGAAATCGATGCCGATCCGGTGAGCGTCACCGCGAGTGTGACCGTGGACTACGGGTTTACAGAACAGTAG